ATGGAGATCCGCGATGTCACCATGGACTTCGGCTACGGTAACGCGTTCACCGAGTCCTCCCCCGAGGCCTATGAGCGCCTGATCCTAGACGTCCTGCTGGGCGAACCGCCACTGTTCCCACGCCATGAAGAGGTGGAACAGTCCTGGCGCATCCTGGATCCGTTCGAGGAGTACTGGGCTGCCCAGCCGACTCAGCCTGATCCTTATGCACCGGGATCTTGGGGTCCAGCCAGCAGCGACGAGCTCATGGCCAAAGATGGAAGGACGTGGCGACGCCCATGATGATCGATCTTCCCAATACCACCACCTCCAAGGTGGCTAAGAAGCTGATCTCCTCACGCCGCACCCATGGCGTGGTGGCGCTCTCACGCGTGTTGACCCTGGTGGTCATCACCCGTGAGGGTTTCGCGGAGAACGCCATTGAGGCCGCGAACTTGGCTAGCCGTGAGCACCCTTGCCGCATCATCGTGGTCGTCCGTGGCAATACCAGCGAAAAGAACCGCCTGGATGTGCAGATCCGTGTTGGTGGCGACGCCGGCGCATCAGAAGTCATCGTCATGCGCACCTACGGCCCAGACGTGGTCGCCGATGAAGCGCTGATTTCCGCCCTGTTGCTGCCCGATGCTCCCATCGTGGCTTGGTGGCCGCATGGTGTGCCGAAGGATCCCTACGGTACGGCGCTGGGCAAGTTGGCTCACCGACGGATCACCGACTCAGCTGAGATGGACGATCCGACCGCTTCGCTCTTTGGCCGCATCGACACCTACCAGGCTGGC
The nucleotide sequence above comes from Glutamicibacter sp. B1. Encoded proteins:
- a CDS encoding glucose-6-phosphate dehydrogenase assembly protein OpcA; translated protein: MMIDLPNTTTSKVAKKLISSRRTHGVVALSRVLTLVVITREGFAENAIEAANLASREHPCRIIVVVRGNTSEKNRLDVQIRVGGDAGASEVIVMRTYGPDVVADEALISALLLPDAPIVAWWPHGVPKDPYGTALGKLAHRRITDSAEMDDPTASLFGRIDTYQAGDTDLAWTRLTFWRAQLASIIDLVGTEDLTGITVKGSENSPSTTLLAAWLTMCLDVPVTIAADKTTGGLSSVRLTREAGDVELSRPSGAVAHLYLPGSAPQRISLPRRSVAECLAEEMRRLDADDVFGEVITKGLNLTNLRSVVPSDR